The following proteins come from a genomic window of Leopardus geoffroyi isolate Oge1 chromosome A3, O.geoffroyi_Oge1_pat1.0, whole genome shotgun sequence:
- the GEMIN6 gene encoding gem-associated protein 6: MNEWMKKGPLEWQDYTYKEVKVTASEKDYKGWVLTTDPVSANIVLVNFLEDGSISVTGIMGHAVQTVETVNEGDHGVREKLAHLFMSGDCKAYSPEDLEKRKNSLKKWLEKNHIPITEQGDSQRTLCVAGVLTIDPPYGPENCSSSNEIILSRVQDLIQGHLAAPQ; encoded by the exons atgaatgaatggatgaagaaaggCCCCTTAGAATGGCAAGATTACACGTACAAAGAAGTCAAAGTGACAGCCAGTGAGAAGGATTATAAAGGATGGGTTTTAACCACAGACCCAGTTTCTGCCAA TATCGTCCTTGTGAACTTCCTAGAAGATGGCAGCATATCTGTGACTGGAATTATGGGCCATGCCGTGCAGACTGTTGAAACTGTGAACGAAGGGGACCATGGAGTGAGAGAGAAGCTGGCACATTTGTTCATGTCTGGAGACTGCAAGGCATACAGCCCTGAGGacctggagaagaggaagaacagCCTCAAGAAATGGCTGGAGAAGAACCACATTCCCATCACTGAACAGGGAGATTCACAACGGACTCTGTGTGTGGCTGGGGTGCTGACCATAGACCCCCCATATGGCCCCGAAAATTGCAGCAGTTCTAATGAGATTATTCTGTCCCGTGTTCAGGATCTTATTCAGGGACATCTTGCAGCTCCCCAGTGA
- the LOC123581217 gene encoding tetratricopeptide repeat protein 39B-like, translated as MSVTVSKRENDKGNDLTSCVLSKTEGDEEKFEDAYEMIPVATTMNLKSSLEECTTGLYLFLNNRFSDAINLIHPWSKTSIYHALIYNILMVVKAVLTFDPQDIQTGMATAREALKTCNNFRRKSRMMNFSHLVSKQGIKTIKEEELHAEVCYAECLILKSTVTFIQDDSMLGFLKCAINIGLSYQIYKDCQQVLTQMPNNHSKTYRHLVEGVKFGLGAFNLLLSLVPPKTLKLLNIVGYSGDREVGLTLLHESASKSHINNILSVLTLVFYYTYIYVAIGAEKGHSSAVEDLFLIYLQKFPNCVILKFFQARFSMLKGNFENARLILEECIFIQNEWKQVHHLCYWELMWCHIFLRNWKQAHHYADILSRNSRWSKAIYMYSKAMLLSLLPSDSVKSVSEDISSLFLKVDSLRIKILGTSVPIEKFIAEKGQRYGTTTGWFTAQPILEFIYAWSGFRVMSKKLDLISSWLSIIDKGEDLLRKNPNTEYGTDDISLLNLLKGLCLKHLGRYSMAERYFNRVLQKEKLLKYDHYLVPYTYYELGILYYLKGDYDSATKNLDNIKNYKDYSMEARLQFRAHIALEQIAKEK; from the coding sequence ATGTCCGTTACtgtaagtaaaagagaaaatgataaagggAATGACTTGACATCATGTGTCCTGAGTAAGACAGAAGGTGACGAGGAAAAGTTTGAAGATGCCTATGAAATGATCCCTGTGGCCACAACCATGAACCTAAAATCTTCCCTGGAAGAGTGCACAACTggattgtatttatttctaaataacagATTCTCAGATGCCATAAATCTCATTCATCCATGGTCGAAAACCAGCATATACCATGCTCTAATCTATAATATCCTTATGGTTGTCAAGGCCGTTTTGACTTTTGATCCACAGGATATACAGACTGGAATGGCTACTGCAAGGGAAGCTTTGAAAACCTGTAACAATTTCCGAAGAAAGTCTAGGATGATGAATTTTTCTCATCTCGTGAGTAAACAGGGAATAAAGACTATCAAAGAGGAGGAACTGCATGCTGAAGTCTGCTACGCGGAGTGTTTGATTCTGAAATCCACTGTCACATTTATACAGGATGACAGTATGCTTGGTTTTCTTAAATGTGCAATCAACATCGGGTTAAGTTACCAAATATACAAAGACTGCCAACAGGTATTAACACAGATGCCTAACAACCACAGCAAAACCTACAGACACCTGGTTGAAGGAGTAAAATTTGGACTTGGAGCATTCAATCTGCTATTATCACTTGTGCCACCAAAGACACTTAAACTACTCAATATTGTTGGATATTCTGGTGATAGAGAGGTAGGCTTGACTCTGCTTCACGAGAGTGCATCCAAATCCCATATAAATAATATCTTAAGTGTTTTGACTCTAGTCTTTTATTACACGTACATCTATGTAGCTATTGGTGCTGAAAAGGGCCACAGTTCTGCTGTAGAGGATCTCTTCCTAATCTACCTCCAGAAATTTCCAAACTGTGTCATACTTAAATTTTTTCAGGCACGTTTTAGTATGCtgaaaggaaattttgaaaatgcCCGGTTAATATTAGAGGAgtgcatttttattcaaaatgaatgGAAGCAGGTTCATCACCTCTGTTACTGGGAACTCATGTGGTGCCACATCTTTCTgcggaattggaagcaggctcacCACTACGCTGATATACTGTCTCGTAACAGCAGGTGGTCTAAGGCAATATACATGTACAGTAAAGCTATGCTACTCTCCTTGctcccttcagattctgtgaaaTCAGTGAGTGAGGACATAAGCTCTCTCTTCTTGAAAGTGGATAGCCTGAGAATCAAAATTTTGGGAACTTCTGTGCCAATAGAAAAGTTCATCGCCGAGAAGGGGCAGCGCTATGGCACCACCACAGGCTGGTTTACAGCACAGCCCATTCTGGAGTTCATTTACGCCTGGAGTGGTTTCCGAGTCATGAGCAAAAAACTAGACCTTATTTCAAGCTGGCTGTCGATAATTGATAAAGGAGAAGACCTCTTACGAAAAAATCCAAATACCGAGTATGGCACAGATGACATAAGTCTGTTAAATTTGCTGAAAGGTCTGTGCCTGAAACATTTGGGCAGATATTCAATGGCTGAGCGTTACTTTAATCGTGTCCTTCAGAAGGAGAAATTGTTAAAATATGACCACTATTTGGTGCCATATACTTACTACGAACTAGGAATTCTCTACTATCTAAAAGGAGATTATGACAGTGCAACAAAAAACCTAGACAACATAAAAAACTACAAAGACTATTCCATGGAAGCTCGATTACAGTTTAGGGCTCACATAGCCCTTGAACAAATAGCTAAAGAAAAGTGA